One Lepus europaeus isolate LE1 chromosome 7, mLepTim1.pri, whole genome shotgun sequence DNA segment encodes these proteins:
- the LOC133763791 gene encoding olfactory receptor 52D1-like, whose translation MHSATVHNDTAFHPSTFILLGIPGMQDKHIWIAIPFCSLYILALVGNGTILYIIMMDRALHEPMYLFLCLLSITDVILCSTTLPKMLTIFWLKYHVISFHGCLTQMFFVHAVFATESAVLLAMAFDRYVAICRPLHYTSILNAAMIGKIGLACVIRGLLFVFPFVILIERLPFCGHHIIPHTYCEHMGIAKLACASIKPNTIYGLTVALSITGMDVVLIASSYVLILQAVLRLPSKDAQFRAFSTCGAHICVILVFYIPAFFSFFTHRFGHQVPPQVHIVLANLYLLVPPVLNPMVYGINTKQIRLKIFGFFVERM comes from the coding sequence ATGCACTCAGCAACTGTCCACAATGACACTGCCTTTCACCCCtccacatttattttacttggaatcCCTGGGATGCAAGACAAGCACATTTGGATCGCCATCCCCTTCTGCTCCCTGTATATCCTCGCTCTGGTGGGCAATGGCACCATCCTCTACATTATCATGATGGACAGAGCCCTGCATGAGCCGATGTACCTCTTCCTGTGCTTACTTTCCATCACTGATGTGATACTCTGTTCTACCACATTGCCCAAAATGCTAACAATCTTCTGGCTCAAATACCATGTAATTTCCTTCCATGGCTGTCTCACTCAGATGTTTTTTGTGCATGCAGTCTTTGCAACAGAGTCAGCTGTTCTACTGGCTATGGCTTTTGATCGCTATGTGGCTATCTGCCGTCCACTTCATTATACATCCATCCTCAATGCCGCCATGATTGGAAAGATTGGTCTGGCATGTGTGATCCGTGgccttctttttgttttcccttttgtcATCCTCATTGAACGCTTACCCTTCTGTGGACATCATATCATCCCCCACACCTACTGCGAGCACATGGGTATAGCCAAGCTGGCCTGTGCCAGCATCAAGCCCAACACCATTTACGGTCTCACTGTGGCACTTTCAATCACTGGAATGGATGTGGTCCTCATAGCCTCCTCCTACGTCCTGATCCTGCAGGCTGTGCTACGACTGCCCTCCAAGGATGCCCAATTCCGAGCATTTAGCACTTGTGGAGCCCATATTTGTGTAATTCTTGTCTTCTATAttcctgcctttttttctttttttacccaCCGCTTTGGTCACCAAGTACCTCCTCAGGTCCACATTGTACTTGCAAATCTTTATCTCCTGGTGCCTCCCGTTCTCAACCCCATGGTCTATGGCATTAATACCAAACAGATCCGCCTGAAAATATTTGGCTTTTTTGTGGAGAGGATGTAA
- the LOC133764486 gene encoding olfactory receptor 52H1-like — protein MATSNLSSFDPGPFILLGIPGLQKFHVWIGIPFFIIYLVGLAGNSILLYLISMEHRLHEPMFFFLAMLAATDLILSNTCVPKTLSIFWLGPQEIAFAGCLTQMFFLHYSFAMDSAILLAMAFDRYVAICFPLQYNMILTRQIVTKITMGIISRSFCIIFPCVFLLKRLPFCRTLIIPHTYCEHIGIARLACADISINIWYGFAVPIMTVTSDLILIGVSYTLILRAVFNLPSQDARQKALSTCGSHVCVILIFYTPAIFSVLAHRFGHNIPHSFHILFANLYVAIPCALNPIIYGVKTKKICDRIFVLFFPKGNQ, from the coding sequence ATGGCCACATCCAACTTGAGTAGCTTTGATCCAGGCCCATTCATCCTCCTGGGAATCCCAGGATTGCAGAAGTTCCATGTGTGGATTGGGATTCCCTTCTTTATTATCTACCTTGTGGGCCTTGCAGGCAACAGTATCCTTCTCTACCTTATTTCCATGGAGCACAGACTCCATGAGCCCATGTTCTTTTTCCTTGCCATGCTGGCTGCTACAGATCTCATCCTGTCTAATACGTGTGTACCCAAAACATTGAGCATCTTCTGGCTGGGTCCCCAAGAAATCGCCTTTGCTGGATGTCTTACTCAGATGTTTTTCCTCCACTATAGTTTTGCCATGGATTCTGCCATCCTGTTGGCTATGGCATTTGATCGCTATGTGGCTATTTGCTTCCCCCTGCAATATAACATGATTCTCACTCGTCAGATTGTTACTAAAATAACAATGGGCATTATCAGCAGGAGCTTTTGTATCATCTTCCCCTGTGTGTTCCTATTAAAGAGATTACCTTTTTGTAGAACCCTCATTATCCCCCACACATACTGTGAGCACATAGGCATTGCCCGGCTTGCCTGTGCAGACATCTCCATCAACATCTGGTATGGCTTTGCTGTGCCTATAATGACTGTCACGTCAGACCTGATCCTCATTGGTGTCTCCTACACTCTCATCCTTCGTGCAGTCTTCAACCTTCCATCCCAGGATGCTCGCCAAAAGGCCCTAAGCACATGTGGTTCCCATGTGTGTGTCATTCTTATATTCTACACACCAGCCATATTCTCTGTCCTTGCCCACCGTTTTGGTCACAATATTCCTCACTCTTTCCATATACTGTTTGCCAACCTCTATGTAGCCATCCCTTGTGCACTCAATCCAATCATCTATGGAGTAAAGACCAAGAAGATTTGTGACAGAATCTTTGTTCTCTTCTTCCCTAAGGGGAACCAGTGA
- the LOC133764487 gene encoding olfactory receptor 52H1-like, translating to MYNLSCYNPSSFILLGIPGLEKFHVWIGIPFCAIYVVALAGNCTLIYLIVVEHSLHEPMFLFLSLLATTDLILSTATVPKLLTILWLGLREITFSGCLTQMFFLHFSFVVDSAILLAMAFDRYVAICFPLRYATILTPQLIVKLMVTIVVRSFLVILPVVFLLKRLPFCRTHIIPHTYCEHIGVARLSSADISINIWYGFAVPIMTVITDVIFIAVSYIFILRAAFQLSSQGARQKALSTCGSHVCVILMFYTPAFFSILAHRFGHGVPRNVLILFANFYVVIPPALNPIVYGVKTKQIQEKFLLLFSFQKTQ from the coding sequence ATGTATAACTTGAGCTGTTACAACCCCAGTTCCTTCATCCTTCTTGGAATACCTGGCCTGGAAAAGTTTCACGTCTGGATTGGGATTCCCTTTTGTGCCATCTATGTAGTGGCTCTTGCGGGCAACTGCACCCTCATCTACCTCATTGTGGTTGAGCACAGCCTCCATGAGCCCAtgtttctcttcctgtctttgcTGGCCACCACGGATCTCATCTTGTCCACCGCCACTGTGCCTAAACTGCTCACTATCCTCTGGCTTGGCTTGCGAGAAATAACCTTCTCTGGCTGTCTCACTCAGATGTTCTTCCTCCACTTCAGCTTTGTGGTAGACTCAGCCATCCTGTTGGCCATGGCATTtgaccgctatgtggccatttgTTTCCCCTTGAGATACGCCACCATCCTCACTCCACAGCTGATTGTCAAGTTGATGGTGACCATTGTGGTGAGGAGCTTCCTGGTTATCCTGCCAGTAGTTTTTCTGCTGAAACGGCTACCCTTTTGCAGGACTCACATCATTCCACACACGTACTGTGAGCACATAGGTGTAGCTCGGCTTTCCTCTGCCGACATCTCCATCAACATCTGGTACGGATTTGCTGTGCCTATCATGACAGTCATCACGGATGTGATATTTATTGCTGTTTCCTACATCTTCATCCTCCGTGCTGCTTTTCAACTCTCATCCCAGGGTGCCCGCCAGAAGGCCCTGAGCACCTGCGGCTCCCATGTCTGTGTTATCCTCATGTTCTACACTCCCGCCTTTTTCTCCATCCTTGCTCATCGTTTTGGGCATGGTGTCCCTCGGAATGTGCTCATCTTGTTTGCCAACTTCTATGTGGTCATCCCTCCTGCTCTGAATCCTATTGTTTATGGAGTAAAGACCAAACAGATCCAGGAAAAATTTCTTCTACTCTTCTCATTTCAGAAGACACAATGA